The window CTTGCCGGCCGGTAAAAGGTAAACTTCCCGGCCTTCGCAGGAGCAGCCATGAATTATCGTCACGCCTTCCATGCCGGCAATCACGCCGATGTGTTCAAACACCTGACCTTGACCCGCCTCATCGCCCTGATGTCGCGCAAGGAGCAGCCGTTTGCCTATCTCGATACCCACGCCGGCATTGGTCTGTACGACCTTCAGGGCGATCAGGCCAACCGTACCGGTGAGTACCTGGAAGGCATCGCGCGTTTGTGGGATCAGCCGGATCTGCCGATCCTGACGGCTGATTACATGCAGGTGCTGCACGAGATGAACCCGGATGGCCAGTTGCGTTATTACCCCGGTTCTCCAGAGTTGGCGCGGCGTCTGACCCGCCCGCAGGACCGTGTGCTGCTCAACGAGAAACACCCGGAAGACGGCGTGCTGCTCAAGGACAACATGGCCGGTGATCGTCGGGTGAAAGTGCACCTGGGCGAAGGCTGGCATGTGCCGCGGGCCTTGTTGCCGGTACCGGAGAAGCGTGCGGTGATGTTGATCGATCCGCCGTTCGAGAAGCTCGACGAGATGCAGCGTTGCGCGGCGTCGTTGAAAGAGGCTATTGGCCGGATGCGTCAAACCGTAGCGGCGATCTGGTATCCGGTGAAGGATCAGCGCGCCTTGCGTCGTTTCTATCAGGACCTGGCCGGCACCGGGGCGCCGAAGTTGTTGCGCGTGGAATTGCTGGTGCATCCGCTGGATACGCCGAACAGCCTGAACGGCTCCGGGTTGGCGATTGCCAATCCGCCTTGGGGGCTGGAGGAAGAATTGCGTGAGCTGCTGCCGTGGCTGTCCCAGAAACTGGGGCAGACCCAGGGTGGGTGGCAGATGGATTGGTTGATCGCCGAGTAACAAGTAGCAAGATCAAAAGATCGCAGCCTGCCGCAGACTGCGATCTTTTGCGTTAAGCGCTTAAATCGGGCAAGTCACGCCCGTACCGCCAATCCCGCAATAGCCTTCCGGATTCTTCGCCAGGTACTGCTGGTGATACGCCTCGGCGAAGTAGAACGTCGGCGCTTCGTCGATTTCGGTGGTGATGATGCCCTTGCCGGCTTTGGTCAGTTCGACCTGAAACACCTGTGCGCTTTTTTTCGCGGCTTCCAGTTGGGGCGGGTTGGTGGCGTAGATCACCGAGCGGTACTGGGTGCCGAGGTCATTGCCCTGGCGCATACCCTGGGTCGGGTTGTGCAGCTCCCAGAACATCTTCAGCAGCTCTTCGTAGCTGACCTTTGCCGGCTCGTAGACCACCAGCACGACTTCGCTATGGCCGGTCAAGCCAGAGCAGACTTCTTCGTAAGTCGGGTTCGGGGTGAAGCCACCCGCGTAACCCACGGCCGTACTGACTACACCTTCACGTTGCCAGAATCTGCGTTCCGCGCCCCAGAAGCAGCCAAGGCCGAAGATCGCGAAATCCACGTCCATCGCGAACGGGCCCAGTAGAGGGGCGTCGTGGACGAAGTGTTTTTCCGGCACGGTCATGGGGGTTTCGCGGCCAGGCAGAGCTTGTTCTTTGGTAGGGAGCACGTTTTTGTTCACCAGAATTTCCGAGCGCAGAACCATCATCAGTCCTCTCAGTCGTTGGAATATTTAGACATGCAGTTTGCCCGAGTGTCGGCTCGCTGTCAGGCGATTGGGCCGCGCGGGTAGCGTTTGAGCTTCTCGATCAGCTCGGCGCCCGGGATCGGCTGGTCGAACAGATAGCCCTGGCCGACGTCGCAGCGGTGGCGACGCAGGAAGGTCAGCTGTGCGGACGTTTCGATGCCTTCAGCCACGACCTTGAGTTTCAGGTTGTGGGCCATGGCGATCACCGCGGAGGTGATTTCCATGTCGTCCTGGTTGTCCGGGATTTCGTGAATGAAGCTTCGATCGATCTTAATGATGTCGATGGGGAATTTTTTCAAGTAACTGAGCGACGAGTAACCGGTGCCGAAGTCGTCCATCGCCAGGGTCAGGCCCAGGCGCTTGAGCTGGTCGAGCTGCAAGTGGGTGTCTTCGGTGGCTTCCAGCAGCAGGCCTTCGGTCAGCTCCAGCTCCAGCAGGTGCGCCGGCAGCGCTTCTTCCTTGAGGATGTTGGCGATGGAGGCCACCAGGTCCGGGTCGGAGAACTGCTTGGGCGACAGGTTGATTGCCACCTGCAAATTGCCCAGACCGGCAGCGGTCAGCGCTTTGCTCATGCGGCAGGCCTGGCGGGCGATCCATTTGCCGATCGGGATGATCAGGCCGGTTTCTTCAGCGACGCTGATGAACTGGTCCGGACGAATCATGCCTTTTTCCGGGTGGTCCCAGCGCAACAACGCTTCCATGCCCAGCAGGCGACCGCTGCGCAGACAGAGCTTGGGCTGATAAAACACATCGAGCTCGTTCTGGGTCAGGGCGCGGCGCAGGTTGTTCTCGACGAACAGCTTGTAGCTGGCCTCGGCGTTCAGCGCTTCGGTAAACACCTGCACCTGATGTTTGCCGTTGGCCTTGGCCTTGTGCAGCGCCAACCCGGCGTTGCGCATCAGGGTTTGCGGGTCGCGCCCGTGCAGCGGCGCGCAGGCCAGGCCCACGGATCCGGTGACGCTGATCAACTGGTTGTCGACGAACATCGGCTTGTCGAGGGTGGTCAGCAACTGGCTGGCAACTTGCTGGCCGACTTCAAGGTCGGTGTTGTCCAGCAGCACCGCGAATTCGTTACTGGCAAACCGCGCCAGGCTGCCGCTCGGGCTGAGGCTGTTGCGCAGGCGCCGGGCGAGGCTGATCAGCAGCTTGTCACCGGTCTGGTGGCCGAGGCTGTCGTTGATCCGCTTGAAGTTGTCGATGTCCACCAGCAACAGGCTGATGGGTGTATCGCTGTCTCGGGCGAAGCGTTCATCAAGGTTGCGGATGAACGCCGGGCGGTTTCCGAGGTTGGTCAGGTTGTCGGTGTAGGCCAGGCGCTCGATGCGTTGCTGAGCGAGCTTGGTCTGGGTGATGTCTTCGTAGATGCCGATGTAATGGGTCAGTTCGCGGTTATCGCCATAGACCTTGGAGATCGACAATTGGCCCCAGTAGGGTTCGAGGTTTTTCCGGCGGCTCTTGAATTCGCCCTGCCAACTGTTGCTCTTGGCCAGCGCGGAAGGTGCGTCGAACAGCAGTTCGCTGAGGTTTTCCAAGGCCGGCAGTTCCGACAGGCGCTGGCCGTGGACTTCCTCGGTGCTGTACTGGGTGATCGCTGTGAAGCTCGGGTTGACGTACTCCACCACGCCGTCGCAATTGACCAGCAAAAAGGCGTTGGCGCTTTGTTCGACCGCACGCTGGAACAGGTGCAGGGCGCTGGTGGCGGTGCGTCGGTTGTGATTGCTGATGACCTGAGCGAACTGATCCGCCAGTTCACCGGCGAAGGCGATTTCGTCCGACTGCCAGGCGCGAGTCGCGCCGGTTTGTTCCAGGCAAAGCACGCCGACCACTTGGCCGTCGACGCGGATACTGGCGTCGAGCATCGCGTTAACGTCACGCGGGCGCAGGCTTTCGGCCATTTCCCGGGTGCGTGGGTCGCGCATGGCGTTGTGGGCGTCGATGGCGCGACCGGTGTGCAAGGCGTCGAGATAGTCGGGGAACACGCTGACGTCGATCGGTTCCGGCAGCAGGTATTCCTGGTTCGTGCGGTGATAGGCCGAGATCGGCACCAGCTTCGAACCTTCGAGGTGCCACAAGCTGGCGCAGTCGATTTCGTAGATATCGCAGGCGCTGCGGGTGATCAGTTCGGCGGCTTCTTGCAGGGAGTTGTTGCTGCTGTAGCGCTGGCGGGTCAGCAGCAGGATCAGGTCCTGCTGGGCGCGCACCCGATCCAGGTGCAGCAGCTGTTCCTGTTGGGCGCGCTGGTTGAGTTCCAGAGCGATTTGCAGGCGCGAGTTCTGGGTTTCCAGATCCAGCGCCGGTAGCAGCGGGTCATCGTCGAACAGGCCGTCGATCACCAGCAGGTAGCCGCGCAACAGGTGTCGATTGTGTTGTTTGTAGGCTTCGCCGAGTTCCAGCAGGTTCAGGGAACCCGAGGCGGTGTGCAGGGTGTAGCGGATCAGGTAATGCGTGTGTTCGCTCAGTTGCTGCTGGACTGCGTCATGCAGTTGATAGCGCGCTTCAGGCTCCATCAGGCTGGCGTAGGGCGAGCCGACCAGCGCGCACAACTCCACAGCCGGCAGGCCGAACTGTCGTTCGCAATTGGGATCGAGAAACAGCAGCGCCCAGCTCGGTTCATTCAGCCGTTCGAAACGCAGCATGCCGAGCCGCGAGGGCACAGGCAACTGCGTCACTACCTCGGCCACCATACGGCTGGCGGCATCGGGTTGGCTTTTCATATGAAGGGAAACTCGCTTCGAATTTGCTGAACGCGCCGGGCTCTCGCCCTCTTTACTGTTGCCTGCGGCAAGGTTGCATCATTGCGGCACCGACTGACAAGAGACATGAAGGCCAAGTGCTATAAGAATATGTCGGCAGAAGCGAAGATTTCTTCAGTTAATAGAAAAAAGTCAGGCTATTGACTGAATTTCAGCCTTGATTCAAGGCAATGCGTGTCGATTGCAACAGGTTGCCATCCCGATCGTGGTAGCGCACATGAATCTGTTCTGCATCGACCGTCAGGTGCGCGAAGTTGTCCTGGCTGATCACCTTGCCGGTCAGGTCATGTCGATAATCACCCGCGGCGGTTTGCACCAACGGTTGATCGAGGATAAAGGTGGACGCTTTGGCATAAGGCAACAGTTTGCTGTTGCACAGCGGCGACGAGACGATGGTATGAACTTCGAAGTCCGGGTCCTCGCTGTGAGTCAAGCGGCTAATCAGGGAGCCGTGAACATCGCCGGAAATGAAGATAACGTTCTTGATCCCGTGGGTGCGGATCGTTTCCAGCAGCCGTAGTCGCTGTTCGGGAAAGGCTTGCCAGGCATCATCACCGAGGCGTTTGCGGTCGGGGTAGAACATCACGCTGGTGACCAAGAACTTGACCCGGGCGGGGCTGTGGATCAGCCAGTCGCACAACGCCTGTTCCTGATCGGCATCAAGGATGCGCCGGTCGGGGTCGGTGAGATTGCGCCGGGTGCGGCTGTCGGTGACAAACCACTCGATATCGCCATTGGCAAACTGATACCAGTATTGTTTTAACGATGGGCTTATTCGCCCTTGGGTATTCAGTTCATGGGCCGGGCTGTGGCTGGCTTGGTATAACTCATAAGCGTTCATGGCGTTCTTGTATAAATGATCGTCGGCGCTGTTTTTATTGGCTGGCCAGTTATCTTCTATTTCATGATCGTCAAGGATCATGTAAGTAGGCATGCCGGACATTAACTTTGAGATATGTGGTTGAGAGAACGCCGTGCGGTATTTGGCGAGTATCTCCTGGTATTCCCGATCGGGTGCTATGAAGTTCAAGTCATCGACATAAACCTGGTCGCCGGTCATCAACATGGCATTGATCGGCGGCGTGGCGTTTTGTGCCAGGCTGGCGATGGAGGCGAAGATCCGGTCGCCCAGGTGCGGGGCCGCCGGTCTCCCGGCGGTCATGCGCAAGTAGCGGCAGGAGCCGACGACGTACGCCCGCGGCGTGGTGGCTTGGCTCGATTGCGTGCGCAGGCGATAAATATCCCGGGGCCATTGCAGCGGCAGCTCCTGCACCGTCTCCACGGTATGCACCGGGTTCATGGGGCTGAACCAGCCGGCCTGGTATTCGTATTCGGTGTCGGCGACAAGATCATGCAGAACAATGACATCAGACATGTCACGCAAAGCGGTCAGTTGGGTAAATACACCTTTGTTCCAATACACATCACCGATTCGGCGATAACGAATGCCCGCAAATGCCAGTGAATCTTTTTGCGATGCGCCACGTAGAAAGATGCGGGCATGATGAGTTGTCGTGTGGCCCACGATAGGGCCGACAGTAGGTTTGAACATATTCGAGTCCATTCGAAATAATGTTGATCAAGTTGTCGCTTCAAAAAGACTTGTTGGCGACTATTGAACTAAGCCTAGTGAGTCGAGCCGGAAAAATACCGCGCTAAAGCAGACGAAAGTTGTGGGCGATGTAAGCCGCGAATGTAGGAATAAGATTTTTTCAGGCAAAAAAAGCCCCGCCAAATTGGCGGGGTTGAGGTACGAGCGTGGCGCTCGGAAAACGTGAAACTCGACAGGCCCTCCGGTGAAGGAGGGCCTGCCGGTGTTACAGCAGGATGGTGCGGATGTCCGCCAGCAGATCGCTCAGACGCTTGGTGAAGCGTGCAGCAGCGGCGCCGTTGATCACGCGGTGATCGTAGGACAGCGACAGCGGCAGCATCAGTTTCGGCTGGAAGGCTTTGCCGTCCCAGACTGGCTGGATGGTTGCCTTGGAAACACCGAGGATCGCCACTTCCGGCGCGTTGACGATCGGCGTGAAGCCGGTGCCGCCAATGTGGCCGAGGCTGGAAATGGTGAAGCAGGCGCCTTGCATTTCGTCCGACGAGAGCTTCTTGGTCCGGGCTTTTTCAGCCAGGGAAGCAGCTTCGGCGGCCAGTTGCAGCAGGCTCTTCTGGTCGACGTTCTTGATGACCGGTACCAGCAGGCCATCCGGGGTGTCGACGGCGAAGCCGATGTTCACGTATTTCTTGCGGATGATCGCTTTGCCGCTTGGCGCCAGCGAGCTGTTGAAGTCCGGCAGTTCCTTGAGCAGGTGCGCGCAGGACTTGAGCAGCAACGGCAGGATGGTCAGCTTGACGCCGGCCTTCTCTGCAACGGCTTTCTGGGCGTTACGGAACGCTTCAAGCTCGGTGATATCCGCCGAGTCGAATTGCGTCACGTGTGGCACGTTCAGCCAGCTGCGGTGCAGGTTGGCAGCGCCGACCTGCATCAGGCGGGTCATCGGCACTTCTTCGATTTCACCGAAGCGGCTGAAGTCCACGACCGGAATCGGCGGGATGCCCGCGCCACCGGTTGCGCCAGCAGCAGCGGCCGGTGCTTCCTTGGCCTTCTGCATCATGGCCTTGACGTAAACCTGCACGTCTTCTTTCAGGATGCGGCCGTGCGGACCGCTGGCGCCGACAGCGCTCAGCTCAACGCCGAATTCGCGGGCCAGTTGACGCACGGCAGGGCCGGCGTGAACCTTGGCGCCAGGCTTGGCTGGAGCAGCGGCAGGGGCAGCAGGTGCGGCGGCAGGAGCAGCAGCGGCCGGAGCTGGAGCAGCAGCGCTCGGTGCGGCAGCGGCAGGTGCCGGAGCAGCGGCCGGGGCAGCGCCTTTGACTTTCAGCTTCAGGATCAGGTCGCCGGTACCGACTTCGTCATCGAGCTTGATGGAAACGCTTTCCACCACGCCAGCGGCTGGCGATGGAATCTCCATGCTCGCCTTGTCGGATTCCAGGGTAATCAGCGATTGGTCGGCTTCAACGGAATCGCCGGCCTTGACCAGGACTTCGATGATCTTGGCCTTGCCCGCCGAACCGATGTCCGGCACGTGGATGTCCTGGACGCTGTCGGCAACCGGTGCAGCCGGAGCGGCAGCGGCTGGCGCTGGAGCAGCGGCGGCAGGTGCAGCGGCGGCAGGTGCAGCAGCCTGGGCCGGAGCGGCAGCAGCAGGCGCCGCAGCACCCGCCACTTCCAGGTCCAGAATCAGGTCGCCAGTACCGACTTCGTCGTTGAGCTTGACGCTGATGGCCTTGACCACGCCAGCGGCAGGCGAAGGAATTTCCATGCTCGCCTTGTCGGATTCCAGGGTGATCAGCGACTGATCAGCCTCGACGGTGTCGCCGACCTTGACCTGGATCTCGATGATCTGGGCCTTGCCCGCCGAGCCGATGTCCGGCACGTGCACTTGCTGAACCGAAGCGGCAGCAGGAGCAGCGGCTGGCGCAGCGGCGGCAGGTGCAGGCGCTGCTTTCTTCTCTTCAGCCTTGGCAGCCGGCGCAGCGGCAGCCGCAGGGGCCGCAGCAGCGGCACCTTCGACTTCCAGCTCCAGCAGTTCGTCACCTTCTTTCAGGCGATCGCCCAGCTTCACTTTCAGGCTCTTGATGATACCGGCCTTCGGCGCAGGCACTTCCATGCTCGCTTTGTCCGACTCAAGTGTCAGGATGCTCTGGTCGGCTTCGATACGGTCGCCGACCTTCACAAACAGTTCAATTACTTCACCTTCACCGCTGCCGATGTCAGGTACGCGAATGAGTTCGCTCACAGAATCTCTCCTCAGCAGTCCAGTGGGTTGCGTTTTTCCGGGTTGATACCGAACTTGGCGATGGCTTCAGACACCACCTTAGGTTCGATATCGCCACGGTCAGCCAGTGCTTCCAGGGCTGCCAACACCACGAAATGACGGTCGACTTCGAAGAAATGACGCAGTTTTTTGCGGCTGTCGCTGCGGCCGAAACCGTCGGTGCCCAGGACTTTGAATTCCTTGGACGGTACCCACTGACGGATCTGCTCGGCGAACAGTTTCATGTAGTCGGTAGAGGCGATGACCGGACCTTTACGGCCGTTCAGGCACTCTTCCACATAGCTCAGCTTAGGCTTCTGGCCCGGGTGCAGACGGTTGGTGCGTTCAACGGCCAGGCCGTCGCGACGCAGTTCGTTGAAGCTGGTAACGCTCCATACGTCGGCGCCGACGTTGAACTGTTCACGCAGGATTTTCGCTGCTTCACGGACTTCACGCAGGATGGTGCCGGAGCCCATCAGCTGAACGTGGTGCGCCGCTTCGCGGGTGTCTTCTTCAAGCAGGTACATACCCTTGATGATGCCTTCCTCGACACCGGCCGGCATGGCTGGCTGCTGGTAGGACTCGTTCATCACGGTGATGTAGTAGAAAACGTCCTGTTGCTCTTCGGTCATCTTCTTCATGCCGTCCTGAATGATCACCGCCAGCTCGTAGCCGTAGGTTGGATCAAAGGTGCGGCAGTTCGGGATGGTCGAAGCCAGCAGGTGGCTGTGACCGTCTTCGTGTTGCAGGCCTTCACCGTTCAGGGTGGTCCGGCCGGCGGTGCCGCCGATCAGGAAGCCACGGGTACGGCTGTCGCCGGCAGCCCAGGCCAGGTCGCCGATACGCTGGAAGCCGAACATCGAATAGAAGATGTAGAACGGCAGCATTGGCTGGTTGTGGCTGGAGTACGAAGTACCGGCCGCGATGAAGGAGCTCATGGCGCCCGCTTCGTTGATGCCTTCTTCGAGGATCTGGCCTTTCTTGTCTTCCTTGTAGAACATCACCTGGTCTTTATCGACCGGATCGTAGAGCTGGCCGACGGACGAGTAGATGCCCAACTGACGGAACATGCCTTCCATACCGAAGGTACGGGCTTCGTCCGGGATGATCGGAACGATGCGCGGGCCGATGTCTTTGTCTTTCACCAGTTGCGCGAGGATCCGCACGAACGCCATGGTGGTGGAAATTTCACGGTCACCCGAACCGTCGAGGATAGCCTTGAGGGTATCCAGTGACGGAGTCGGAACGCTGAAGCTTTGAGCGCGACGCTGTGGCACGAAACCGCCCAGTGCAGTGCGACGCTCGCTCAGGTAACGGGCTTCGGCGCTGTTCGGCTCAGGCTTGAAGAACGGCAGGTTTTCCAGCTCTTCGTCTTTTACCGGAATGTCGAAGCGGTCACGGAACAACTTCAGGCTGT of the Pseudomonas sp. MAG733B genome contains:
- the rlmJ gene encoding 23S rRNA (adenine(2030)-N(6))-methyltransferase RlmJ; translated protein: MNYRHAFHAGNHADVFKHLTLTRLIALMSRKEQPFAYLDTHAGIGLYDLQGDQANRTGEYLEGIARLWDQPDLPILTADYMQVLHEMNPDGQLRYYPGSPELARRLTRPQDRVLLNEKHPEDGVLLKDNMAGDRRVKVHLGEGWHVPRALLPVPEKRAVMLIDPPFEKLDEMQRCAASLKEAIGRMRQTVAAIWYPVKDQRALRRFYQDLAGTGAPKLLRVELLVHPLDTPNSLNGSGLAIANPPWGLEEELRELLPWLSQKLGQTQGGWQMDWLIAE
- the msrA gene encoding peptide-methionine (S)-S-oxide reductase MsrA, with protein sequence MVLRSEILVNKNVLPTKEQALPGRETPMTVPEKHFVHDAPLLGPFAMDVDFAIFGLGCFWGAERRFWQREGVVSTAVGYAGGFTPNPTYEEVCSGLTGHSEVVLVVYEPAKVSYEELLKMFWELHNPTQGMRQGNDLGTQYRSVIYATNPPQLEAAKKSAQVFQVELTKAGKGIITTEIDEAPTFYFAEAYHQQYLAKNPEGYCGIGGTGVTCPI
- a CDS encoding EAL domain-containing protein; this encodes MKSQPDAASRMVAEVVTQLPVPSRLGMLRFERLNEPSWALLFLDPNCERQFGLPAVELCALVGSPYASLMEPEARYQLHDAVQQQLSEHTHYLIRYTLHTASGSLNLLELGEAYKQHNRHLLRGYLLVIDGLFDDDPLLPALDLETQNSRLQIALELNQRAQQEQLLHLDRVRAQQDLILLLTRQRYSSNNSLQEAAELITRSACDIYEIDCASLWHLEGSKLVPISAYHRTNQEYLLPEPIDVSVFPDYLDALHTGRAIDAHNAMRDPRTREMAESLRPRDVNAMLDASIRVDGQVVGVLCLEQTGATRAWQSDEIAFAGELADQFAQVISNHNRRTATSALHLFQRAVEQSANAFLLVNCDGVVEYVNPSFTAITQYSTEEVHGQRLSELPALENLSELLFDAPSALAKSNSWQGEFKSRRKNLEPYWGQLSISKVYGDNRELTHYIGIYEDITQTKLAQQRIERLAYTDNLTNLGNRPAFIRNLDERFARDSDTPISLLLVDIDNFKRINDSLGHQTGDKLLISLARRLRNSLSPSGSLARFASNEFAVLLDNTDLEVGQQVASQLLTTLDKPMFVDNQLISVTGSVGLACAPLHGRDPQTLMRNAGLALHKAKANGKHQVQVFTEALNAEASYKLFVENNLRRALTQNELDVFYQPKLCLRSGRLLGMEALLRWDHPEKGMIRPDQFISVAEETGLIIPIGKWIARQACRMSKALTAAGLGNLQVAINLSPKQFSDPDLVASIANILKEEALPAHLLELELTEGLLLEATEDTHLQLDQLKRLGLTLAMDDFGTGYSSLSYLKKFPIDIIKIDRSFIHEIPDNQDDMEITSAVIAMAHNLKLKVVAEGIETSAQLTFLRRHRCDVGQGYLFDQPIPGAELIEKLKRYPRGPIA
- a CDS encoding alkaline phosphatase D family protein, whose protein sequence is MFKPTVGPIVGHTTTHHARIFLRGASQKDSLAFAGIRYRRIGDVYWNKGVFTQLTALRDMSDVIVLHDLVADTEYEYQAGWFSPMNPVHTVETVQELPLQWPRDIYRLRTQSSQATTPRAYVVGSCRYLRMTAGRPAAPHLGDRIFASIASLAQNATPPINAMLMTGDQVYVDDLNFIAPDREYQEILAKYRTAFSQPHISKLMSGMPTYMILDDHEIEDNWPANKNSADDHLYKNAMNAYELYQASHSPAHELNTQGRISPSLKQYWYQFANGDIEWFVTDSRTRRNLTDPDRRILDADQEQALCDWLIHSPARVKFLVTSVMFYPDRKRLGDDAWQAFPEQRLRLLETIRTHGIKNVIFISGDVHGSLISRLTHSEDPDFEVHTIVSSPLCNSKLLPYAKASTFILDQPLVQTAAGDYRHDLTGKVISQDNFAHLTVDAEQIHVRYHDRDGNLLQSTRIALNQG
- the aceF gene encoding dihydrolipoyllysine-residue acetyltransferase, whose protein sequence is MSELIRVPDIGSGEGEVIELFVKVGDRIEADQSILTLESDKASMEVPAPKAGIIKSLKVKLGDRLKEGDELLELEVEGAAAAAPAAAAAPAAKAEEKKAAPAPAAAAPAAAPAAASVQQVHVPDIGSAGKAQIIEIQVKVGDTVEADQSLITLESDKASMEIPSPAAGVVKAISVKLNDEVGTGDLILDLEVAGAAAPAAAAPAQAAAPAAAAPAAAAPAPAAAAPAAPVADSVQDIHVPDIGSAGKAKIIEVLVKAGDSVEADQSLITLESDKASMEIPSPAAGVVESVSIKLDDEVGTGDLILKLKVKGAAPAAAPAPAAAAPSAAAPAPAAAAPAAAPAAPAAAPAKPGAKVHAGPAVRQLAREFGVELSAVGASGPHGRILKEDVQVYVKAMMQKAKEAPAAAAGATGGAGIPPIPVVDFSRFGEIEEVPMTRLMQVGAANLHRSWLNVPHVTQFDSADITELEAFRNAQKAVAEKAGVKLTILPLLLKSCAHLLKELPDFNSSLAPSGKAIIRKKYVNIGFAVDTPDGLLVPVIKNVDQKSLLQLAAEAASLAEKARTKKLSSDEMQGACFTISSLGHIGGTGFTPIVNAPEVAILGVSKATIQPVWDGKAFQPKLMLPLSLSYDHRVINGAAAARFTKRLSDLLADIRTILL
- the aceE gene encoding pyruvate dehydrogenase (acetyl-transferring), homodimeric type, which codes for MQDLDPVETQEWLDALESVLDKEGEDRAHYLMTRMGELATRSGSQLPYAITTPYRNTIPVTHEARMPGDLFMERRIRSLVRWNAMAMVMRTNLKDSDLGGHISSFASSATLYDIGFNYFFQAPTDEHGGDLIYFQGHTSPGVYARAFMEGRITEDQMNNFRQEVDGQGLSSYPHPWLMPDFWQFPTVSMGLGPIQAIYQARFMKYLEARGFIPEGKQKVWCFLGDGECDEPESLGAISLAGREKLDNLIFVINCNLQRLDGPVRGNGKIIQELEGVFRGAQWNVTKVIWGRFWDPLLAKDVDGILQRRMDEVIDGEYQNYKAKDGAFVREHFFNSPELKAMVADLSDDEIWKLNRGGHDPYKVYAAYHEAVNHKEQPTVILAKTIKGYGTGAGEAKNTAHNTKKVDVDSLKLFRDRFDIPVKDEELENLPFFKPEPNSAEARYLSERRTALGGFVPQRRAQSFSVPTPSLDTLKAILDGSGDREISTTMAFVRILAQLVKDKDIGPRIVPIIPDEARTFGMEGMFRQLGIYSSVGQLYDPVDKDQVMFYKEDKKGQILEEGINEAGAMSSFIAAGTSYSSHNQPMLPFYIFYSMFGFQRIGDLAWAAGDSRTRGFLIGGTAGRTTLNGEGLQHEDGHSHLLASTIPNCRTFDPTYGYELAVIIQDGMKKMTEEQQDVFYYITVMNESYQQPAMPAGVEEGIIKGMYLLEEDTREAAHHVQLMGSGTILREVREAAKILREQFNVGADVWSVTSFNELRRDGLAVERTNRLHPGQKPKLSYVEECLNGRKGPVIASTDYMKLFAEQIRQWVPSKEFKVLGTDGFGRSDSRKKLRHFFEVDRHFVVLAALEALADRGDIEPKVVSEAIAKFGINPEKRNPLDC